One Carassius gibelio isolate Cgi1373 ecotype wild population from Czech Republic chromosome B18, carGib1.2-hapl.c, whole genome shotgun sequence DNA segment encodes these proteins:
- the LOC127977752 gene encoding ADP-ribosylation factor 4-like, whose product MGLTISSLFGRLFGKKQMRILMVGLDAAGKTTILYKLKLGEIVTTIPTIGFNVETVEYKNICFTVWDVGGQDKIRPLWRHYFQNTQGLIFVVDSNDRERVAESAEELSKMLQEDELRDAVLLVFANKQDLPNAMAVSELTDKLGLQSLRSRTWYVQATCATQGTGLYEGLDWLSNELSKH is encoded by the exons ATGGGTCTGACCATCTCGTCGCTCTTTGGGAGGCTTTTCGGGAAGAAACAGATGAGAATACTGATGG tGGGTTTGGACGCTGCTGGTAAAACCACAATACTTTACAAGCTGAAGCTGGGAGAAATTGTGACCACTATTCCTACTATAG GTTTTAACGTAGAGACCGTTGAATACAAGAACATCTGCTTCACCGTGTGGGATGTCGGCGGTCAGGACAAGATTCGTCCTCTCTGGAGACACTATTTTCAGAACACACAG GGTCTGATCTTTGTGGTGGACAGcaatgacagagagagagtggcAGAATCTGCAGAAGAGCTTTCTAAAATG TTGCAGGAAGATGAACTGAGGGACGCCGTGCTGCTGGTTTTCGCAAACAAACAGGATCTGCCTAACGCCATGGCTGTCAGTGAACTCACAGACAAACTTGGGCTACAGAGTCTACGCAGTAGAACG TGGTATGTCCAAGCGACCTGCGCTACACAAGGTACCGGACTCTATGAAGGACTGGACTGGTTATCAAACGAGCTCTCCAAACACTAG
- the LOC127977751 gene encoding ADP-ribosylation factor 4: MGLTISSIFSRLFGKKQMRILMVGLDAAGKTTILYKLKLGEIVTTIPTIGFNVETVEYKNICFTVWDVGGQDKIRPLWRHYFQNTQGLIFVVDSNDRERVAESAEELSKMLQEDELRDAVLLVFANKQDLPNAMAVSELTDKLGLQSLRSRTWYVQATCATQGTGLYEGLDWLSNELSKR, translated from the exons ATGGGCCTGACCATCTCATCGATCTTTAGCAGGCTGTTTGGAAAGAAACAGATGAGAATTCTCATGG TGGGTCTGGATGCTGCCGGCAAAACCACGatactgtacaaactcaaacTAGGAGAAATTGTGACCACCATTCCAACCATAG GTTTTAACGTAGAGACCGTTGAATACAAGAACATCTGCTTCACCGTGTGGGATGTCGGTGGTCAGGACAAGATTCGTCCTCTCTGGAGACACTATTTTCAGAACACACAG GGTCTGATCTTTGTGGTGGACAGCaatgacagagagagagttgCCGAATCTGCAGAGGAACTTTCAAAAATG TTGCAGGAAGATGAACTGAGGGACGCCGTGCTGCTGGTTTTCGCAAACAAACAGGATCTGCCTAACGCCATGGCTGTCAGTGAACTCACAGACAAACTTGGGCTACAGAGTCTACGCAGTAGAACG TGGTATGTCCAAGCGACCTGTGCTACCCAGGGCACTGGACTCTATGAAGGACTGGACTGGTTATCCAATGAGCTCTCCAAACGCTAG